The nucleotide sequence ATGTTGTTGCACTGAAACAGCAATCCTCGAATCCTGGAAGTGGCCGACGTGCATAGTTCTGCGCGCTTCAGTCACTTGCACGAACGGAACCTGACGGGTATGACTTGTGGTCGCGTGGTCCTCCCAGAACGAGACGCCCGCCCTGTTCGTCACCATCCCCCAGTTCTTTCCCGTCCCAGCGGGCACCACCCGGCGGCACCATCCCAGCGGCAGACGTCACCACCTGTCCGTGGACGGTCGGTCACCCGACGTCCGCACCGGCCCTCCCCTGACAGAGGATTCCCATGACAGCACCGCACCGCGACCTGTCGCACCGCGACGCACCCGACCCGGTCCGGGCCCGCACGCTCGAGGCGTTGACTGCGGACACCGCCGCTCCGTGGGTCGTCGACCCGTCGGCGCTCGCCATCGAAGTGGCAGCCGGCCGGCGTCTCGTCGTTCTCGACGACGACCCCACCGGCACCCAGACCATTGCGGACCTTCCCGTGCTGACGCGTTGGTCGGTGGAGGATCTGCGCTGGGCGCTCCAGCAGCCCACCAGCGCCTTCTTCGTGCTGACCAACACCCGCAGCCTGTCCGCGGCCGACGCAGCGTCGGTCAACCGGGAGATCGTCCGTGCGCTGGCCGAGGCCGCCGCGCTGGAGGAGGTGGACTACGTCATCGCCAGCCGCGGGGACTCCACCCTGCGCGGCCACTATCCACTCGAGACCGATGTGCTGGCCGAGGAACTCGCCGGCCGGCAGCGAACCGTCGACGGGGTGATCATCGTGCCCGCGTACATCGAGCCCGGTCGGGTCACCATCGACTCGGTCCACTGGATGCGCGCCGGCGCAGTGATGGTTCCGGTCGGGGACAGTGAATTCGCCAGGGACGCCAGCTTCGGCTACCACCACTCGGATCTGCGGGACTGGGTGCAGGAGATGACGTCCGGTCGTTTCCCGTCGGCGCAGGTGCTGGCGATCACCCTGGCCGATCTGCGTGACGGCGGACCCGAGAGGGTCCGGCAGATGGTGAGCTCCCTGGCCGACGGACGGCCGGCCGTCGTCGACGCCGTGGTCGACGACGATCTGAGGGTCCTCGCTGCCGGTCTGCTCCTGGCCGAGGCCGACGGCAGGACCTTCCTGTATCGCACCGGGCCGTCCTTCGTCCGGGCCCGCTCCGGGCAGGTCGCCACCCCGCCCCTCTCTCCCGGTCGGTTGCGGGAGATCCTGCGCGCCGGCGACGATGCCGGAAATTCCCGGAGGGTCAGCCACCGCGGGATCGTCGTGGTGGGTTCACATGTGGGCCTGACCTCCCGCCAACTCGATCACCTGCGCGGCCGCGGACGGATCGTCGAACTGGAACTCGACGTCCCGACGCTGCTGGACCCCGCCCGCCGCGACGCCCACATCGCCGAGATCACCGCTCAGGGCGTGGATCTGCTCTGTCGCGACGGCGCGGCCGACGACGTGGTGATCAGGACGAGCCGCACCCTGGTGGCGGGAACCGATGCACACGACAGCCTGGTGATCGCGCGTACGGTCAGTGCCGCCCTGCTCGCGACCGTCCGCGACGTCGTGGCCGCGGTGCGCCCGTCGTTCGTGGTGGCCAAGGGCGGGATCACCTCCTCCGACACGGCGACCGAGGGTCTGTCGATCAGACGTGCATGGGCGCGCGGAACCCTGCTGCCAGGGATCGTCTCGCTCTGGGAACCCGTCTCCGGACCGGCGCAGGGCATCCCGTACGTGGTGTTCGCCGGCAACGTCGGCGACGACGATGCACTGGCCGACGTCGTGGAGACGCTGCGCGGTCTCTGACGGCGGGCCATCGGGGCCTGCGGTGTCCGGGCGTGCTGCATTGCCGGGCGAGGGGTGACAGACCTCAGCTGATCAGCTCGACCGCCGCCGAGCGCTGCAGCTTGCCCGACGGGGTCTTGGGCAGAGATCCCACGGGCAGGACCGTGACCAGAGCGGGCCGGACCCCCATCGCAGAGGTCACCGCCGAACGCACCTGGGACGAGATCCGGCTGACCGCATCCGGATCCGCGGCCTCCCGGGATTCGACCGCCACCGCGAACGATTCACGACGGCCCTCCTCGAGCCACCGCACCGCCACCGCGTTGCCGGCCCGGACGCCGTCGACGGTCTCGGCGATCCGCTCGACGTCCGTCGGATAGATGTTGCGACCGCCCATGATGATGACGTCCTTCACCCGGCCGCAGACGACCACCTCACCGTCGACCAGATAGCCGAGATCGCCGGTGTCCAGCCAACCGTCCGCACCCCTGGTCGGCTGCGGACCCTCGACCGTCAGGTACAGCTCGGTGATCGAGTCGCCGCGCAGGTGCAGGACACCGACCTCGCGATCGCCCAGGTGCTCGCCGTCCTCGCCGAACGCCACCACTTCGATGCCCGGCAGGGGCGGGCCCAGTTCGGGGAACGAGCGGGTGCCGGCGCCAGCTCGTTCGACCGGCTCGGCCCGGCGGCGGTTCTCCAGTGCCTCCGCGTCGATGGTGTCCACCTTGAGCGGAGTGCCCCACGGGTGGAACGACACTGCGAGCGTCGCCTCGGCCATCCCGTAGGCGCAGACCACCGCGGTGGAGGGCAGGCCGAACGGCGCGCCTGCGCGCAGGAATCCCTCTGTGGCCCTGACGTCGATGGGCTCTGCTCCGTTCAGGGCGAACCGCATGCTGGACAGGTCCAGATCGGTTGCCCTGGCCAGCACCCTGGCCGTCAGGGCATAGGCGAAGTTGGGTGCCGCGGTGACCGTGCCGCGATACCTGCTGATCAGTTCCGGCCAGAGCAGCGGCTTGGCCAGGAAATCGGCGGGCGTGACGGTGACCAGCTCGATCCCCCGGCACATCGGCAGGGTCAGGAACCCGACCATGCCCATGTCGTGGAAGAGGGGCAGCCAGGACACCATCACGTCATCCGGCCGCAGTCGGGCCGACGCACACATCGCATCGATGTTGGCCCAGAGGTTGCCGTGGGTGATCCGGACCGCCTTGGGCGTCGAGGTGGATCCCGACGTCAGCTGCAACAGGGCCGGATCGTCCGGCCCGATCTCGAGCACCGGAGCCTGCTCCGGGTCACCGGCGTTCAGCTGGTCGATCGTGACGGCCTCGATACCGGTGCCGGCCAGCAGTCCGACCAACTCGGTGAACGGCTCGCCGACGACCACCAGCCGGGCCCCGATCACACCCAGGGTCGTCATCGTCTCGGTCGCGTAGCGGTCGAGCCTGGTCCGCGCCGTCGGCTGGTGCAACATCGTCACCGATCCACCGGCCAGCCAGACCGACTGTGCCGCCGGGGCCACCTCGACCGGTGTTCCGGCCAGGATGGCGACCGCGTCGCCCTTGACCAGACCTCGTGCGGCCAGCGTCGCAGCACCGGCGCGGGCCCGCTGGTGGATCTCCGCCCAGCTGGTCCGGACGACGGTACGTGGCTCACCGGTGATCATTCCGGCGTCGCCCAGCGCGGCAGTGCGCAGGGCGTCGATGAAGGCGCTCATCTGCAAACGATCTCACAACCGATGGTCTACCGTCGGCCCCTGGACGTCACCGGCCCCGACCGGCGCGTGCCGCAGCCGACCCAGGGAGACGCCGATGCTCGAGGCCACCACCGCCGCCACTGCTCAGATCGTGGTCCTCGGATCGGTCAACATGGACCTGGTGACCACCACCGACCGCCTACCCTCTCCGGGAGAAACGTTGCTGGGAAACAGTTTCAGTACCATTCCCGGCGGCAAGGGCGGCAACCAGGCGATTGCTGCGGCCCGGGCCGGCGGTGCGGTGGTGTTCATCGGCGCTGTCGGCCGGGACGATTTCGGCACACAGCTCACCCACGCGCTGGAGAGCAGCGGCGTGTCGGTGGCCCTGCTGCGGCACACCCGGGGCCCCAGCGGCATCGCCGCCATCACGGTCGACCAACGGGCCGAGAATTCGATCGTGGTGATCCAGGGCGCGAATGCGGCGCTCGTCGGGCTGACCGACGCCGACCGTGACGCGGTCCGTACCGCCGGAATGCTCGTGTGCCAGCTCGAGATACCGATCTCGGCCGTCATCTCGGCGGCGGGAGTGGCCGCCGCCGCCGGGGTACCCGTCCTGCTGAACCCGTCACCGGCCCGGGAACTGCCGCCCGAACTGCTGGCGTCGGTCTCCCTGCTGGTCCTCAACGAGACCGAGGCGGCCTCGATCGGACCCGACGCCGTGGCCGTGGTCCCGCACGTGGTGATCACGCTCGGTGCCGCCGGTGCCCGTTACCGCGGCCCGGACGGGCAGTTCGACGTGCGCGCACCGACGGTCGAAGCGGTGGACACCACCGGTGCCGGCGACGCCTTCACCGGCGCGCTGGCCGTGGCCTGGACCAGCGGTCTGTCGCCGCGCGCCTCGGTGGAACTCGCCTGCGCGGCCGGAGCGCTGGCCACCACGACCAAGGGGGCCGCCACGTCGTCGCCGATCCGATCCGCGATCGACGCCTTGGCCGGGGCCACCTATCGGCCTTGACGGGGCCCGGGTCCGGACGGTTCTGGGTCGGCGGCCCCGCCGGGCGACGGTTAACCCATCCGAAGGTAAATCCGGGCGAAACCTACAATTCCGGCCCGTCCGGCTATCTTGTTCCATGATCCAGTTCTACGGTGCTCAGCAGACCCGCACCGGTGCGGAACTCTGGAGGAAACGATGACTCGACCCGGCTCGGAGCACGCCATTCCGGGCTCGCCCCGGCCACCTCTGAGAGGTCGGGGCTCGAGTGCGCTGATCTGGCGATGGTGGAACCTGCTCCTGTTGTTGCCGTTGCTGATGCTCGTCACGCCCTGGTTCAATTTCGACAAACCCCGCGTGTTCGGTCTTCCGTTCTTCTACTGGTACCAACTGGCGTTCGTTTTCGTTGGTGTCGCCTGTGTCTCGACCGTCTACGTGATGACCAGAACCCGACCGGCCTCCACGCTTCCCCCGCCGGCCGCGGTCACCTCCGACGACCGGCCGGCCGACGGGGCCACCCGATGACGGGCCACCGGACGGAGTTCACCGTCTTCGCCGTGCTGTTCGTCGGGGTCGCGGTGATGGGTTTCCTGGCCAGCCGGTGGAAGGCCGGGGACACCATGGACCACCTCGACGAATGGGGTCTGGGCGGGCGGAAGTTCGGCGGCTGGGTCACCTGGTTCCTCGTCGGTGGCGATCTCTACACGGCCTACACCTTCGTCGCGGTCCCGGCCCTGGTGTTCGGCGCCGGCGCGCTCGGCTTCTACGCGCTGCCCTACACGGTGGTGCTCTACCCCATCGTCTTCCTCCCCGTGCTGCGGCTGTGGTCGGTCTCCCGGGCGAAGGGCTACGTCACGCCCGCCGACTTCGTGCGCGGGCGGTACGGCTCGCCGACGCTGGCGCTGCTGATCGCGATCACCGGCATCGTCGCCACCATGCCGTACATCGCGCTGCAACTCGTCGGCCTGGAATCGGTGCTGCGGACGATGGGCATCAACGCCCACGGGTTCATCGGGCACCTTCCGCTGCTGCTGGCCTTCCTGGTGCTGGCGCTCTACACCTTCCAGTCCGGACTGCGCGCCCCCGCCCTGATCGCATTCGTGAAGGACGGCCTGATCTATCTCGTCATCATCGTCGCGGTGATCTACCTGCCGTCCAAGCTCGGCGGCTGGAGCCACATCTTCGATTCGGCCGCAGCCAAGTTCGCCGCCACCCCGAGCAAGGCCGACGGCACCCTGCTGACCGGCAACAACCAGTTGCAGTACGCCACCCTGGCCCTGGGTTCGGCGCTGGCGCTGTTCCTGTACCCGCATTCGGCCACCGGCATCCTGGCCTCCCGCGGTCGGAACGTCATCAAGAAGAACATGATCGCGCTGCCCGCGTACTCGTTCCTGCTGGGCCTGCTCGCACTGCTGGGGTACGTGGCGATCGCGGCCGGCACGAAACCGATCGTCAACAATGCCACGGGCAAGGCCGACACCAACACCATCGTGCCGGCCCTGTTCCAGGGTCAGTTCAGCGGCTGGTTCGCCGGGATCGCTTTTGCCGCCATCGGTATCGGCGCCCTGGTCCCCGCGGCCATCATGTCCATCGCCGCCGCGAACCTCTGGACCCGGAACATCTACAAGGAGTACATCAACAAGGGCGCCAGCTCGAAACAGGAAGCCAAGCAAGCGAAGTGGGCCTCGTTGGTGGTCAAGTTCGGGGCGGTGGCGTTCATCTTCTTCATCGACCCGCAGTTCTCCATCGATCTGCAGCTGATCGGCGGCGTGATCATCCTGCAGACTTTGCCGGCGGTGGCCATCGCGCTCTACACCCGCTGGCAGCACTCGGCGGCGTTGATCGCCGGCTGGGCGGTCGGGCTGGGCTGGGGGCTCTACCTGCTGTACACGATCCCCAACCCGGCCAACGGAAAGCTCCACTTCGGCGGTTCGGCGCTCCAGCTGAGCCAGCTGTCGATCGTCGGATGGCACCCGTTCGGCCACTCGGCCTTCCAGATCTACGTCGGCGTCGTGGCTCTGGCCGCCAACCTGATCGTCGTGCTGGTGGTCACCGCGGTGTTGCGGGCGCTCAAGGTGAAAGACGGTCGGGACGACACCGTGGGAGCCGACTACCACGTGGACGAGGGCGACGTCGGGCTGCGGGAGGTCGCCGCCGACTGATCTGAACAGCGTCATGCCGGCAGGATTTACCTGGAGTTTTCCGGGCCGCCCTACCCACGGGTGCGACAACGGGGGAACATGACACTGTGACGTACAGCGCTGTACACGATCTGTTCATCGACGAACGCGAACTTCGGGTCTACTCGAACGGCTCCGGCAAGCCGGTGCTGATGCTGCACGACCTGGGAACCTCTGCTGCGACCTTCGAACATCTGACGACCCCGCTGGTGCGCGCCGACCGGGAACTGGTGGCGGTCGACCTACCGGGCAGCGGTCGCAGCGACCCGGTGCCGGGCACCGACCTGGCGTCGTACGTCGAGCATCTGGCGATGATGCTGCCCAGCCTCGGCTCTGATCCCATCGACATCCTCGGCCACGGTTTCGGGGGGTACCTCGCCGCGTGTCTCGCCGCCCGGTATCCGCAACTGATCCACCGACTGCTCCTGTGCGAGCCGGCGGCTCCTCCGCGTTCCGGTCCACCGGCCAGCGGCCGGATGTCGCCGGGCATGGCCCTGTCCGGGGCGATGACGACCCTGCGGCGCGGCAAGCTGCGCCAGAACCTGCAGGGTTTCTCCCGGGCGAAGTCGGTGCTCGACCAGTTGGGGGTCGCAGATCCGGGGTGGTGGGATTCGCTGGGCCGGATCACCGCGCCGACCATGGTGTTGTGCACGAGCGCGGCGGAGGTGGGCGAGCGGGCCGTCATGGACCTGATCGCCGCTGCCATTCCGGGCGCCGTGCGGGCCACGATGGCGTGCCCCAGGAGGCCGCACACCAGCGCCCCGGTCGAGTTCTCCACCCAGATCCTGGAATTCTTCTGCCACTGAGCCCGGGCCTAGAGCGTGTCTGGTAATTCAGCGGAGGTGCAGCACGCTGGCGGCCAGATGGACACCGCCAAGGAATGTCAGGGCGTGTTTGTCATAGCGGGTGGCGATGCCGCGCCACTGTTTCAGACGGGCGTATCCGCGTTCGACGGCGTTGCGGCGTTTGTACTCCTCGGCTTCAAATCCTGGTGGGCGGCCACCGCGTGAACCCTTCGCCTGACGATGGGCCTGCTGGTCACTGCGCTGCGGAATGGTGTTGCCGATACGTCTGCGCCGCAACTCCTTCCGAGTGGAGGGATGCGAATACGCGCGATCGGCCAGTACCCGGAACCGGCGGGCCCGAACGCCCCGCTGCTGCCGGCGGTGCAGATCCAACAACGGCACCAACTGGGGATTGTCGCCGGCCTGGCCGGGCGTCAGGATCACCGTCACAGGGCAGGCCCGCTGATCGGTCAAGGAATGGATCTTCGTCGACAGACCGCCCCGGGATCGGCCCAACGCGTGGTCAGCGGGTTCGACCGGCAAATTCTTGTCATTCGATGGTGCCCCCTGTGTCCTGCTCGACCGTCGAAACGACCTCCGAGGTGACGCTCTTGCGAGCCCCGGCCGCGTGCTGGTGCGCGCGCACCACCGTGGAATCCACCGACAGCAACTCGATGACGGCGTCACCCTCAACGTCCTGGACAAACCCAGCCCGTTTCGCGGCCACCAAGATCCGGTCATAGGTACCGTCGGTTGACCAGCGGAAATGCCGTGCCCACACCGTCTGCCAACGACCCAGCTCGGTCGGCAGATCCCGCCACGGCGAGCCCGTCCGGTAGCGCCAGCAGATCGCCTCGAGCATCTCGCGGTGATCGTTCCACGGACGGCCACGCCGACCACCGTAGGCCGGCATCAACGGCTCGACCACCGCCCAGAACTCGTCCGAGATCACTCCTATACGCGCCATAGGAAGATCATCAACGTCGAGGCGCCGATTGATTAGCAGACACGCTCTAGGCACGGACCACCATCCCCAGCCAGCCAGCCAGCCAGGCGGGTCTCGGGCCTCGCATGGATCAACATCGCAGGCATGGCTCAAAGTGGACGATTTGGGACT is from Nakamurella sp. PAMC28650 and encodes:
- a CDS encoding IS5 family transposase (programmed frameshift) — protein: MARIGVISDEFWAVVEPLMPAYGGRRGRPWNDHREMLEAICWRYRTGSPWRDLPTELGRWQTVWARHFRWSTDGTYDRILVAAKRAGFVQDVEGDAVIELLSVDSTVVRAHQHAAGAARASPRRSFRRSSRTQGAPSNDKNLPVEPADHALGRSRGGLSTKIHSLTDQRACPVTVILTPGQAGDNPQLVPLLDLHRRQQRGVRARRFRVLADRAYSHPSTRKELRRRRIGNTIPQRSDQQAHRQAKGSRGGRPPGFEAEEYKRRNAVERGYARLKQWRGIATRYDKHALTFLGGVHLAASVLHLR
- a CDS encoding DUF3311 domain-containing protein; protein product: MTRPGSEHAIPGSPRPPLRGRGSSALIWRWWNLLLLLPLLMLVTPWFNFDKPRVFGLPFFYWYQLAFVFVGVACVSTVYVMTRTRPASTLPPPAAVTSDDRPADGATR
- a CDS encoding ribokinase, with the protein product MLEATTAATAQIVVLGSVNMDLVTTTDRLPSPGETLLGNSFSTIPGGKGGNQAIAAARAGGAVVFIGAVGRDDFGTQLTHALESSGVSVALLRHTRGPSGIAAITVDQRAENSIVVIQGANAALVGLTDADRDAVRTAGMLVCQLEIPISAVISAAGVAAAAGVPVLLNPSPARELPPELLASVSLLVLNETEAASIGPDAVAVVPHVVITLGAAGARYRGPDGQFDVRAPTVEAVDTTGAGDAFTGALAVAWTSGLSPRASVELACAAGALATTTKGAATSSPIRSAIDALAGATYRP
- a CDS encoding alpha/beta fold hydrolase produces the protein MTYSAVHDLFIDERELRVYSNGSGKPVLMLHDLGTSAATFEHLTTPLVRADRELVAVDLPGSGRSDPVPGTDLASYVEHLAMMLPSLGSDPIDILGHGFGGYLAACLAARYPQLIHRLLLCEPAAPPRSGPPASGRMSPGMALSGAMTTLRRGKLRQNLQGFSRAKSVLDQLGVADPGWWDSLGRITAPTMVLCTSAAEVGERAVMDLIAAAIPGAVRATMACPRRPHTSAPVEFSTQILEFFCH
- a CDS encoding fatty acyl-AMP ligase, translating into MSAFIDALRTAALGDAGMITGEPRTVVRTSWAEIHQRARAGAATLAARGLVKGDAVAILAGTPVEVAPAAQSVWLAGGSVTMLHQPTARTRLDRYATETMTTLGVIGARLVVVGEPFTELVGLLAGTGIEAVTIDQLNAGDPEQAPVLEIGPDDPALLQLTSGSTSTPKAVRITHGNLWANIDAMCASARLRPDDVMVSWLPLFHDMGMVGFLTLPMCRGIELVTVTPADFLAKPLLWPELISRYRGTVTAAPNFAYALTARVLARATDLDLSSMRFALNGAEPIDVRATEGFLRAGAPFGLPSTAVVCAYGMAEATLAVSFHPWGTPLKVDTIDAEALENRRRAEPVERAGAGTRSFPELGPPLPGIEVVAFGEDGEHLGDREVGVLHLRGDSITELYLTVEGPQPTRGADGWLDTGDLGYLVDGEVVVCGRVKDVIIMGGRNIYPTDVERIAETVDGVRAGNAVAVRWLEEGRRESFAVAVESREAADPDAVSRISSQVRSAVTSAMGVRPALVTVLPVGSLPKTPSGKLQRSAAVELIS
- the mctP gene encoding monocarboxylate uptake permease MctP — encoded protein: MTGHRTEFTVFAVLFVGVAVMGFLASRWKAGDTMDHLDEWGLGGRKFGGWVTWFLVGGDLYTAYTFVAVPALVFGAGALGFYALPYTVVLYPIVFLPVLRLWSVSRAKGYVTPADFVRGRYGSPTLALLIAITGIVATMPYIALQLVGLESVLRTMGINAHGFIGHLPLLLAFLVLALYTFQSGLRAPALIAFVKDGLIYLVIIVAVIYLPSKLGGWSHIFDSAAAKFAATPSKADGTLLTGNNQLQYATLALGSALALFLYPHSATGILASRGRNVIKKNMIALPAYSFLLGLLALLGYVAIAAGTKPIVNNATGKADTNTIVPALFQGQFSGWFAGIAFAAIGIGALVPAAIMSIAAANLWTRNIYKEYINKGASSKQEAKQAKWASLVVKFGAVAFIFFIDPQFSIDLQLIGGVIILQTLPAVAIALYTRWQHSAALIAGWAVGLGWGLYLLYTIPNPANGKLHFGGSALQLSQLSIVGWHPFGHSAFQIYVGVVALAANLIVVLVVTAVLRALKVKDGRDDTVGADYHVDEGDVGLREVAAD
- a CDS encoding four-carbon acid sugar kinase family protein, giving the protein MTAPHRDLSHRDAPDPVRARTLEALTADTAAPWVVDPSALAIEVAAGRRLVVLDDDPTGTQTIADLPVLTRWSVEDLRWALQQPTSAFFVLTNTRSLSAADAASVNREIVRALAEAAALEEVDYVIASRGDSTLRGHYPLETDVLAEELAGRQRTVDGVIIVPAYIEPGRVTIDSVHWMRAGAVMVPVGDSEFARDASFGYHHSDLRDWVQEMTSGRFPSAQVLAITLADLRDGGPERVRQMVSSLADGRPAVVDAVVDDDLRVLAAGLLLAEADGRTFLYRTGPSFVRARSGQVATPPLSPGRLREILRAGDDAGNSRRVSHRGIVVVGSHVGLTSRQLDHLRGRGRIVELELDVPTLLDPARRDAHIAEITAQGVDLLCRDGAADDVVIRTSRTLVAGTDAHDSLVIARTVSAALLATVRDVVAAVRPSFVVAKGGITSSDTATEGLSIRRAWARGTLLPGIVSLWEPVSGPAQGIPYVVFAGNVGDDDALADVVETLRGL